The following are encoded in a window of Paramormyrops kingsleyae isolate MSU_618 chromosome 12, PKINGS_0.4, whole genome shotgun sequence genomic DNA:
- the LOC111857383 gene encoding snaclec VP12 subunit B-like — MKLVAFLTLLCLLVVNAEEVQDHRSPKQCYHKNYSDLYKIGIYCVKFFNKHLDFNTARVTCQKSFKYGELVSVHSKAANNLLTSLISSSHIGYAWLGGFLQGSNWIWTDGSVFDYHRFVSGPETNNPQCSALKESGSWVPMNCSKALPFYCAFPEYYRNKK, encoded by the exons ATGAAGCTTGTGGCTTTTCTTACCCTGCTGTGTCTCCTGGTGGTCAATGCTGAAG AGGTGCAAGACCACCGGTCTCCAAAACAATGTTATCACAAAAATTACTCGGACTTGTACAAAATTGGCATCTACTGTGTGAAGTTCTTCAACAAGCATCTGGACTTCAACACAGCTCGG GTCACATGTCAGAAGTCCTTTAAGTATGGTGAACTCGTGAGTGTCCACAGCAAAGCTGCCAACAACCTGCTGACCAGTTTGATTTCGAGCTCGCACATCGGTTATGCCTGGCTTGGTGGATTCTTACAG GGATCAAACTGGATTTGGACAGATGGGTCGGTATTTGACTACCATAGATTTGTGAGTGGTCCAGAGACAAATAATCCACAATGCAGTGCTTTGAAAG AAAGTGGATCCTGGGTCCCAATGAACTGCAGCAAAGCCCTGCCATTCTACTGCGCATTTCCGGAATACTACAGGAACAAGAAATGA